In a single window of the Perca flavescens isolate YP-PL-M2 chromosome 18, PFLA_1.0, whole genome shotgun sequence genome:
- the si:ch211-63o20.7 gene encoding serine/threonine-protein kinase pdik1l-B codes for MEELYTLEREVGRGSYGVVFEGHMAKTGQRVAIKRLPCSNPECIELYLQELWAMRATAKNHANVIALHSCLLQTGPRSLKPLKPGKLPPRLVESVLKGTIVGAAQSQERNDAQRANNSVSRLQDRTNTVQAKHPLKYKTKSNACDSTTPQRPQHRARKRPAQTEEEQPGPLRCLALWLVMEYCDGGDLNQYLLSRPPDSQRNHSVVRQLCSALAFLHSLGITHRDLKPDNVLVCVTPRGPVVKVADFGLSKMSEGLLDGVLTRQHFSSTCGSDFYMAPEVWGGLTYSAQADIFSLGVMFWAVLERITFLEEGAPQEQLGAYVCKGRSGWLMPLGEALWENANLQLCIPMKFKRAPPLPPPPGPAMCALLLDMLASNPDARPPADQLEARVRSALEEDSR; via the exons ATGGAGGAGCTTTACACTTTAGAGAGGGAAGTTGGACGAGGCAGCTATGGTGTTGTCTTTGAGGGCCATATGGCCAAAACAGGACAGAGGGTGGCTATCAAGCGGCTGCCCTGCAGCAACCCGGAGTGCATTGAACTCTACCTGCAAGAGCTGTGGGCCATGAGAGCCACTGCCAAGAACCATGCCAATGTCATTGCACTCCACAGTTGCCTGCTGCAGACTGGGCCAAGGAGCCTGAAGCCCCTAAAACCAGGGAAACTGCCTCCACGTCTAGTTGAGAGCGTGCTGAAAGGTACTATAGTCGGAGCAGCACAAAGTCAAGAAAGGAATGACGCCCAACGGGCGAACAACTCTGTCTCAAGACTTCAGGACAGGACCAACACTGTTCAGGCCAAGCACCCACTCAAGTACAAGACTAAATCAAATGCATGTGATTCTACAACCCCACAAAGGCCTCAACACAGAGCCAGGAAGAGACCCGCCCAGACGGAGGAAGAGCAGCCGGGACCCCTGCGTTGCTTGGCCCTATGGCTTGTGATGGAGTACTGTGATGGGGGTGACTTGAATCAGTATCTGCTCTCCAGGCCGCCCGACTCCCAGCGTAACCACAGCGTGGTGCGACAGCTCTGCAGTGCTCTGGCCTTCCTGCATAGTCTGGGGATCACCCACCGAGACCTGAAGCCTGACAATGTGCTGGTCTGTGTGACACCAAGAGGCCCCGTTGTCAAG GTGGCAGACTTTGGTCTGAGCAAGATGAGTGAAGGTCTGCTGGACGGGGTTCTGACCAGGCAGCACTTCTCCTCCACCTGTGGCTCTGACTTCTACATGGCTCCAGAGGTGTGGGGGGGGCTGACCTACTCGGCCCAAGCGGACATCTTCTCCCTGGGCGTGATGTTCTGGGCGGTCCTGGAGAGAATCACCTTCCTGGAGGAAGGGGCCCCGCAAGAACAACTGG GTGCCTACGTGTGCAAGGGTCGCTCCGGCTGGCTGATGCCGCTGGGGGAAGCTTTGTGGGAGAACGCCAACCTCCAGCTGTGTATCCCGATGAAGTTTAAGAGGGCGCCCCCGCTGCCACCCCCGCCCGGCCCAGCCATGTGCGCCCTGCTTTTAGACATGCTTGCCTCAAACCCGGATGCTCGGCCCCCGGCAGACCAGCTGGAGGCCCGAGTGCGCTCTGCTCTGGAAGAGGACTCCCGCTGA